Proteins encoded in a region of the Mycobacterium branderi genome:
- a CDS encoding DUF3117 domain-containing protein codes for MAAMKPRTGDGPLEATKEGRGIVMRVPLEGGGRLVVELTPDEAAALGDELKGVTS; via the coding sequence ATGGCGGCGATGAAGCCCCGGACCGGTGACGGTCCACTGGAAGCGACCAAGGAGGGGCGCGGCATCGTGATGCGGGTACCGCTGGAAGGCGGTGGCCGACTCGTCGTCGAGCTGACGCCCGACGAAGCCGCCGCACTGGGTGACGAACTCAAGGGCGTCACCAGCTAA
- a CDS encoding DivIVA domain-containing protein, whose amino-acid sequence MALVLLYLVVLILVAIVLFGVASLLFGRGEQLPPLPRATTATVLPASGVTGADVDAVKFTQVLRGYKTSEVDWVLDRLGQELDSLRGQLASMHAIEEKDPE is encoded by the coding sequence GTGGCGTTGGTATTGCTCTATCTGGTGGTGCTGATCCTGGTCGCGATCGTGCTGTTCGGCGTGGCCAGCCTGCTGTTCGGCCGCGGCGAGCAGCTGCCGCCGCTGCCCCGGGCGACGACGGCGACGGTGTTGCCGGCGTCCGGCGTGACCGGCGCCGACGTCGACGCCGTCAAGTTCACCCAGGTGCTGCGCGGCTACAAGACCAGCGAAGTGGACTGGGTGCTGGACCGCCTCGGCCAGGAACTTGACTCGCTACGCGGCCAACTCGCTTCCATGCATGCCATCGAGGAGAAAGACCCGGAGTGA
- a CDS encoding DNA-3-methyladenine glycosylase I, producing MTDALVRCGWAVGELYRDYHDNEWGRPVRDGVALFERMSLEAFQSGLSWLTILRKRENFRRAFDRFDIETVARYTDADVARLMADESIVRNRAKIEATIANARAAADLGPEDLAELLWSFAPAPRPRPADPSEVPSATAESTAMARELKRRGFRFVGPTTAYALMQATGMVDDHLRSCFVAPITRADS from the coding sequence GTGACCGACGCGCTGGTCCGCTGCGGCTGGGCTGTCGGGGAGCTCTACCGCGACTACCACGACAACGAATGGGGCCGCCCGGTGCGCGACGGCGTCGCGTTGTTCGAGCGGATGAGCCTGGAGGCATTCCAGAGCGGCCTGTCGTGGCTGACGATCCTGCGCAAGCGGGAAAACTTCCGGCGCGCGTTCGACCGCTTCGACATCGAGACCGTCGCGCGCTACACCGACGCCGACGTGGCCCGGCTGATGGCCGACGAGTCGATTGTGCGCAACCGCGCCAAGATCGAGGCGACGATCGCCAACGCCCGCGCCGCCGCCGACCTGGGACCCGAAGACCTCGCCGAACTGCTGTGGTCGTTCGCGCCGGCACCCCGGCCCAGGCCTGCTGATCCCTCCGAAGTGCCTTCGGCGACTGCGGAATCCACCGCGATGGCGCGCGAATTGAAGCGGCGCGGCTTCCGCTTTGTGGGACCGACCACCGCCTATGCCCTGATGCAGGCGACCGGGATGGTCGACGACCACCTGCGCAGTTGTTTTGTGGCACCGATCACCCGCGCAGACAGTTGA